From the genome of Rhizobium binae, one region includes:
- a CDS encoding PIN domain-containing protein, producing the protein MNSLLLDTQAWAWLLTGDERLSAMAVALIEKAETILVSSDISV; encoded by the coding sequence GTGAATTCGCTTCTGCTCGACACCCAGGCCTGGGCATGGTTGCTGACCGGCGACGAGCGGCTCTCGGCCATGGCGGTCGCTCTGATCGAAAAGGCCGAGACTATTCTCGTCAGCTCCGATATCTCTGTTTGA
- a CDS encoding aspartate/glutamate racemase family protein — protein sequence MRILIVNPNTTASMTEKAAIAARAVAASGTEIIAATSRMGPVSIEGHYDGALALPGLLAELKERQATGYDAAVIACFDDTGLEAARSFADVPILGLCESAVATAGFLAQRFTVVTTLERSRVLIDNLLRRYGMGERAKVRASDIPVLELEDAASGAIGKLRAEIERALGEDGAEAIVLGCAGMTDLARQLQAIYGVPVIDGVSAAVKQAEALISLGLSTSKRGSYASPLPKPFTGAMSGFSPAGRLG from the coding sequence ATGCGCATTCTCATCGTCAATCCCAATACCACCGCCTCCATGACCGAGAAGGCGGCGATCGCGGCGCGCGCGGTGGCCGCATCCGGCACCGAGATCATCGCCGCCACCTCGCGCATGGGGCCGGTTTCGATCGAGGGCCATTATGACGGCGCGCTGGCGCTTCCCGGCCTGCTTGCCGAACTGAAGGAGCGGCAAGCGACGGGATATGACGCGGCTGTTATCGCCTGCTTCGATGATACAGGGCTCGAAGCGGCGCGAAGCTTTGCCGATGTGCCGATCCTCGGGCTCTGCGAATCCGCGGTCGCGACGGCGGGCTTCCTGGCGCAGCGGTTCACCGTGGTGACGACGCTCGAACGGTCGCGGGTGCTGATCGACAATCTGCTGCGCCGCTACGGCATGGGTGAGCGCGCCAAGGTGCGCGCCTCCGACATTCCGGTGCTGGAGCTCGAAGATGCGGCATCGGGCGCGATCGGCAAGCTCAGGGCCGAGATCGAGCGGGCGCTTGGCGAAGACGGCGCCGAGGCGATCGTGCTCGGCTGCGCCGGCATGACCGATCTGGCGCGCCAACTGCAGGCGATCTACGGTGTGCCGGTTATCGACGGTGTCTCGGCCGCGGTCAAACAGGCCGAGGCGCTGATTTCGCTCGGGCTTTCGACCAGCAAGCGCGGCTCCTACGCCTCGCCACTGCCGAAACCCTTCACCGGCGCGATGAGCGGCTTCTCGCCGGCCGGGAGGCTCGGCTGA
- the metH gene encoding methionine synthase — MFDNLFGPETGKRDGNEVFAALRKAASERILVLDGAMGTQIQGLGYDEDQFRGTRFIGCACHQKGNNDLLILTQPDAIEEIHYKYAKAGADILETNTFSSTRIAQADYEMENAVYDLNKEGAEIVRRAALRAEREDGRRRFVAGAIGPTNRTASISPDVNNPGFRAVTFDDLRSAYGEQIDGLIDGGADIILIETIFDTLNAKAAIFACEERFEAKGVRLPVMISGTITDLSGRTLSGQTPSAFWNSVRHANPFTIGLNCALGANAMRPHLQELSGVADTFICAYPNAGLPNEFGQYDETPELMAAQIDSFAREGLVNIVGGCCGSTPEHIRAIAETVAKYKPRPIPEHRPFMSLSGLEPFELTKDIPFVNVGERTNVTGSAKFRKLITNADYTAALDVARDQVENGAQVIDINMDEGLIDSEKAMVEFLNLIAAEPDIARVPVMIDSSKFSIIESGLKRVQGKPIVNSISLKEGEENFLAQARLLRNYGAAVVVMAFDETGQADNYERKVEICTRAYKLLTEKIGFPPEDIIFDPNIFAVATGIEEHNNYGVDFIEATRTIRERMPLVHISGGVSNLSFSFRGNEPVREAMHAVFLYHAIQAGMDMGIVNAGQLAVYDNIDPELREACEDVVLNRRPDGTERLLEVAERFRGAGAREGRVQDLSWREWSVEKRLEHALVNGITEFIEADTEEARQQAARPLHVIEGPLMAGMNVVGDLFGSGKMFLPQVVKSARVMKQAVAVLLPYMEEEKRLTGGDDRQSAGKILMATVKGDVHDIGKNIVGVVLACNNYEIVDLGVMVPATKILETAIAEKVDIIGLSGLITPSLDEMVHVAAEMERQGFEIPLLIGGATTSRVHTAVKIHPGYSKGQAIYVTDASRAVGVVSALLSPETRQGYVDDIRAEYAKVAAAHARSEAEKVRLPLPRARENAHKVDWAAYQPTKPQFFGTRVFEDYDLAELAKYIDWTPFFQTWELRGRYPAILEDEKQGEAARALWADAQAMLKKIVDEKWFRPRAVIGFWPAGAVGDDIRLFTDESRSEELATFYTLRQQLSKRDGRANVALSDFVAPVKSGVQDYVGGFVVTAGIEEVAIAERFERANDDYSSILVKALADRFAEAFAERMHEQVRREYWGYARDEQLSNEDLIGEAYAGIRPAPGYPAQPDHTEKKTLFKLLDAEHAAGVKLTESYAMWPGSSVSGLYIGHPDSYYFGVAKVERDQVEDYAKRKGMEISEVERWLGPVLNYVPRKADEEIEDAA; from the coding sequence GTGTTTGACAACCTCTTTGGTCCGGAAACGGGCAAGCGTGACGGCAATGAAGTTTTCGCAGCGCTGCGCAAAGCCGCCAGTGAGCGCATCCTCGTCCTCGACGGCGCCATGGGCACGCAGATCCAGGGGCTCGGCTATGACGAAGACCAGTTCCGCGGCACCCGCTTCATCGGCTGCGCCTGCCACCAGAAAGGCAATAACGACCTTCTGATCCTGACCCAGCCGGATGCGATCGAAGAGATCCACTACAAATACGCCAAGGCCGGCGCCGATATTCTCGAGACCAACACCTTCTCCTCGACCCGCATCGCGCAGGCCGATTACGAGATGGAAAATGCCGTCTACGACCTGAACAAGGAAGGTGCCGAGATCGTCCGCCGCGCGGCTCTGCGGGCCGAGCGCGAGGACGGCCGCCGCCGCTTCGTCGCCGGCGCCATCGGCCCGACCAACCGCACCGCATCGATTTCGCCCGACGTCAACAATCCCGGTTTCCGTGCCGTCACCTTCGACGATCTGCGCTCCGCCTATGGCGAGCAGATCGACGGTCTGATCGACGGCGGCGCCGACATCATCTTGATCGAGACGATCTTCGACACGCTGAACGCCAAGGCGGCGATCTTCGCCTGTGAGGAGCGCTTCGAGGCCAAGGGCGTGCGCCTGCCTGTGATGATCTCTGGCACCATCACCGACCTTTCCGGCCGCACGCTGTCCGGCCAGACGCCGTCGGCCTTCTGGAATTCGGTGCGCCACGCCAATCCCTTCACGATCGGGCTGAATTGCGCGCTCGGCGCCAATGCGATGCGCCCGCATCTGCAGGAGCTTTCCGGTGTCGCCGACACCTTCATCTGCGCCTATCCGAATGCCGGCCTGCCGAACGAGTTCGGCCAGTATGACGAAACGCCGGAGCTGATGGCGGCGCAGATCGACAGCTTCGCCCGCGAAGGCCTGGTCAACATCGTCGGCGGCTGCTGCGGCTCGACGCCGGAGCACATCCGGGCGATTGCCGAGACCGTCGCCAAGTACAAGCCGCGTCCGATTCCCGAGCATCGCCCCTTCATGTCGCTGTCCGGCCTCGAACCCTTCGAGCTGACCAAGGACATTCCCTTCGTCAATGTCGGCGAGCGCACCAACGTCACCGGCTCGGCGAAGTTCCGCAAGCTGATCACCAATGCCGATTACACGGCTGCACTCGATGTGGCGCGCGACCAGGTCGAGAACGGCGCGCAGGTGATCGACATCAACATGGACGAGGGCCTGATCGATTCCGAAAAGGCGATGGTCGAGTTTCTTAATCTGATCGCTGCCGAGCCCGACATCGCCCGCGTGCCCGTCATGATCGACAGTTCGAAATTCTCGATCATCGAATCCGGCCTGAAGCGCGTCCAGGGCAAGCCGATCGTCAACTCGATCTCGCTGAAGGAAGGGGAGGAGAATTTCCTCGCCCAGGCGCGGCTCCTGCGCAATTACGGTGCCGCCGTCGTCGTCATGGCCTTCGACGAGACGGGGCAGGCCGACAATTACGAGCGCAAGGTGGAAATCTGCACCCGCGCCTATAAGCTTCTGACCGAAAAGATCGGTTTCCCACCGGAGGATATCATCTTCGACCCGAACATCTTCGCGGTCGCGACCGGCATCGAAGAGCACAATAATTACGGCGTCGATTTCATCGAGGCGACGCGGACGATCCGCGAGCGCATGCCGCTCGTCCATATTTCCGGCGGCGTCTCGAACCTGTCCTTCTCGTTCCGCGGCAACGAGCCGGTGCGCGAGGCTATGCATGCCGTGTTCCTCTACCACGCCATCCAGGCGGGCATGGACATGGGCATCGTCAATGCCGGTCAGCTTGCCGTCTACGACAACATTGACCCCGAATTGCGCGAGGCCTGCGAGGACGTGGTGCTAAACCGCCGTCCCGACGGCACCGAGCGGCTGCTGGAAGTGGCCGAGCGCTTCCGTGGCGCCGGCGCAAGGGAAGGCCGGGTCCAGGACCTTTCCTGGCGTGAATGGAGTGTCGAAAAGCGCCTCGAGCACGCACTGGTCAACGGCATCACCGAATTTATCGAAGCCGATACCGAGGAGGCGCGCCAGCAGGCCGCCCGGCCGCTGCATGTCATCGAAGGGCCGCTGATGGCCGGCATGAACGTCGTCGGCGACCTGTTCGGTTCGGGCAAGATGTTCCTGCCGCAGGTGGTCAAGTCGGCGCGCGTCATGAAGCAAGCGGTCGCCGTGCTGCTGCCCTACATGGAAGAGGAAAAGCGCCTCACCGGAGGCGACGATCGCCAGTCGGCCGGCAAGATCCTCATGGCGACAGTTAAGGGCGACGTGCACGATATCGGCAAGAACATCGTCGGCGTCGTGCTCGCCTGCAACAATTACGAGATCGTCGACCTTGGCGTCATGGTGCCGGCGACGAAGATCCTCGAAACGGCGATCGCCGAAAAGGTCGACATCATCGGCCTTTCCGGCCTGATCACGCCGTCGCTCGACGAGATGGTGCATGTCGCGGCCGAAATGGAACGGCAGGGCTTCGAAATCCCGCTGCTGATCGGCGGGGCGACGACCAGCCGGGTGCATACGGCGGTGAAGATTCATCCCGGCTACAGCAAGGGCCAGGCGATCTACGTTACCGACGCGAGCCGCGCCGTCGGCGTCGTCTCGGCGCTGCTGTCGCCGGAAACGCGCCAGGGCTATGTCGACGACATAAGAGCCGAATATGCCAAGGTGGCGGCTGCTCATGCGCGCAGCGAAGCCGAGAAGGTGCGCCTGCCGTTGCCGCGGGCACGCGAGAACGCCCACAAGGTCGACTGGGCGGCCTACCAGCCGACCAAGCCGCAATTCTTCGGCACGCGGGTGTTCGAGGATTACGATCTGGCCGAGCTTGCGAAATACATCGACTGGACGCCGTTCTTCCAGACCTGGGAGCTGCGCGGCCGCTACCCCGCCATTCTCGAGGACGAGAAGCAAGGCGAGGCGGCGCGGGCGCTGTGGGCCGACGCGCAGGCGATGCTGAAGAAGATCGTCGACGAAAAGTGGTTCCGTCCGCGCGCCGTCATCGGCTTCTGGCCGGCCGGTGCCGTCGGCGACGATATCCGCCTGTTTACTGACGAGAGCCGCAGCGAGGAACTTGCCACCTTCTACACGCTGCGCCAGCAGCTTTCGAAGCGGGACGGGCGGGCGAACGTGGCGCTCTCGGATTTCGTCGCGCCTGTCAAAAGCGGCGTGCAGGATTATGTCGGCGGCTTCGTGGTCACGGCCGGCATCGAGGAGGTCGCCATTGCCGAACGCTTCGAGCGGGCGAACGACGATTATTCCTCGATCCTCGTCAAGGCGCTGGCCGACCGCTTTGCCGAAGCCTTCGCCGAGCGCATGCACGAGCAGGTGCGGCGCGAATATTGGGGTTATGCGAGGGATGAGCAGCTCAGCAACGAGGATCTCATCGGCGAAGCCTATGCCGGCATCCGCCCGGCGCCCGGCTATCCCGCTCAGCCAGACCACACCGAGAAGAAGACGCTCTTCAAGCTCCTCGACGCGGAACATGCCGCAGGCGTGAAGCTGACGGAAAGCTATGCGATGTGGCCAGGTTCGTCCGTATCCGGCCTCTATATCGGCCACCCTGACTCCTATTATTTCGGTGTCGCCAAGGTGGAGCGCGATCAGGTGGAAGACTATGCCAAGCGCAAGGGCATGGAGATTTCCGAAGTCGAGCGATGGCTCGGACCGGTGCTCAACTACGTGCCGCGCAAGGCGGACGAGGAGATCGAGGACGCCGCATGA
- a CDS encoding ABC transporter permease, with product MATIAAETEEGSGARGRRSFRISPSAISYLQATPLIAILGFFFLLPIAMIAVVSFWDYDFAGLYPDFLTMNYTDTLGSWVTWKTYLNTLKFTAIVWALTLVIGFWVAYFLAFHIRKTSTQMILFLVCTVPFMTSNIIRMISWIPVLGRNGLVNSTLIEMGIIPQPVEWLLYSDFAVVLAMVHLYTLFMVTPIFNTLMRIDRSLFEAARDAGASGWQVLWNVVIPLAKPGMAIGTIFVVTLVMADFSTVQVMSGGQSASVALMMKNQMSLLQYPAAAANAVVLLAVVLLMVAAILRVVDIRKEL from the coding sequence ATGGCGACCATCGCAGCAGAAACGGAAGAGGGCAGCGGCGCCCGCGGCAGGCGTTCTTTCCGTATCTCCCCCTCAGCCATCTCCTATCTCCAGGCGACGCCGCTGATCGCCATTCTCGGCTTCTTCTTCCTGCTGCCGATCGCCATGATCGCAGTCGTCAGCTTCTGGGATTATGATTTCGCCGGCCTCTATCCCGACTTCCTCACCATGAACTATACCGATACGCTCGGTTCATGGGTAACCTGGAAGACCTATCTCAACACGCTGAAATTCACTGCCATCGTCTGGGCGCTGACGCTCGTCATCGGTTTCTGGGTCGCTTATTTCCTGGCCTTCCACATCCGCAAGACCTCGACGCAGATGATCCTCTTCCTCGTCTGCACCGTGCCGTTCATGACCTCGAACATCATCCGCATGATTTCATGGATCCCGGTGCTCGGGCGCAACGGGCTGGTCAATTCGACGCTGATCGAGATGGGCATCATTCCGCAACCGGTCGAATGGCTGCTCTATTCCGATTTCGCCGTCGTGCTCGCCATGGTGCACCTCTACACGCTGTTCATGGTGACGCCGATCTTCAACACGCTGATGCGTATCGACCGGTCGCTGTTCGAGGCGGCCCGCGATGCCGGCGCCTCCGGCTGGCAGGTGCTGTGGAACGTCGTCATTCCGCTCGCCAAGCCCGGCATGGCGATCGGCACGATCTTCGTCGTCACCCTCGTCATGGCCGATTTTTCGACGGTGCAGGTGATGTCCGGCGGCCAGAGCGCCTCGGTGGCGCTGATGATGAAAAACCAGATGTCGCTGCTGCAATATCCGGCGGCGGCCGCCAATGCCGTGGTGCTCCTTGCCGTCGTGCTGCTGATGGTCGCGGCGATCCTTCGTGTCGTCGACATCCGCAAGGAGCTTTGA
- a CDS encoding GntR family transcriptional regulator yields MTDDLASLLSLQRLQAAGTGPLYVKLRRTLEEAVRTGTLGHGDALPPERDIAEFAAVSRVTVRKAIDELVADGLLVRRHGSGTFVAKPVSKVEQRLSQLTSFTEDMARRGMSSRSEWLHKGVHTPSPDEMMILGLGTDVKVSRLSRLRIADDQPLAIENASVSGEFLPDPSVVTNSLYAELERLQVRPVRAVQRISATNMKEADAQLLGVPVGAAGLSIERISYLGSGRAVEFTRSLYRGDAYDFVAELTIGVT; encoded by the coding sequence GTGACCGACGATCTCGCTAGTCTTCTTTCCCTGCAGCGGCTGCAGGCCGCCGGCACCGGCCCGCTCTATGTCAAGCTGCGCCGCACGCTCGAAGAGGCCGTGCGCACCGGCACGCTCGGTCACGGCGATGCGCTGCCGCCGGAACGCGACATCGCCGAATTCGCCGCTGTCAGCCGCGTTACCGTGCGCAAGGCGATCGACGAACTCGTCGCCGACGGCCTCTTGGTGCGCCGCCACGGCTCCGGCACCTTTGTCGCCAAACCGGTGTCCAAAGTTGAGCAGCGCCTGTCGCAGCTCACCTCCTTCACCGAGGACATGGCGCGCCGCGGCATGTCTTCCCGCTCCGAATGGCTGCACAAAGGCGTACACACACCCTCGCCCGACGAGATGATGATCCTCGGCCTCGGCACCGACGTGAAGGTTTCGCGCCTCTCCCGCCTGCGCATTGCTGACGATCAGCCGCTGGCGATCGAGAATGCCAGTGTGTCCGGTGAATTTCTGCCCGATCCGTCAGTCGTCACCAATTCGCTCTACGCCGAACTCGAACGCCTTCAGGTCCGCCCGGTGCGCGCCGTGCAGCGCATTTCCGCAACCAATATGAAGGAAGCCGACGCCCAGCTTCTCGGTGTCCCCGTCGGTGCCGCCGGCCTCTCGATCGAGCGCATCTCCTATCTCGGCTCCGGCCGCGCCGTGGAATTCACCCGCTCGCTCTATCGCGGCGACGCCTATGACTTCGTCGCCGAGCTGACGATCGGGGTGACGTGA
- a CDS encoding heme-degrading domain-containing protein — protein MTLDDDLNRIAEQEKALSFDAFDLTTAWQLGKLLQELATERGLGIAIDVTLHSMPVFYAALPGVTPDNVNWVRRKRNMVLRYFRSSYASGLKLRKDGKTVEDNGLSGDDYAPHGGSFPINVKGTGCIGAVTVSGLPQRDDHNLVVEALALMLAKDLDTLRLAPL, from the coding sequence ATGACACTCGACGACGATCTCAACCGGATCGCGGAGCAGGAAAAAGCGCTGAGCTTCGACGCCTTCGACCTGACGACGGCATGGCAGCTCGGCAAACTCCTGCAGGAACTCGCCACCGAGCGCGGCCTCGGCATTGCGATCGACGTCACCCTGCATTCGATGCCGGTCTTCTATGCGGCGCTGCCCGGCGTGACCCCCGACAACGTCAACTGGGTTCGCCGCAAGCGCAACATGGTGCTGCGCTATTTCCGCAGCAGCTATGCCTCCGGTCTGAAGCTGAGGAAAGACGGCAAGACCGTCGAGGACAACGGGCTTTCCGGCGACGATTACGCGCCGCATGGCGGCAGTTTCCCGATCAACGTCAAGGGCACCGGCTGCATCGGCGCCGTCACCGTCTCCGGGCTGCCGCAGCGCGACGACCACAATCTTGTCGTCGAAGCCTTGGCTTTAATGTTGGCGAAGGATCTGGATACGCTGAGGCTTGCGCCGCTCTGA
- a CDS encoding N-acetylglucosamine kinase codes for MTELAIGIDGGGTSCRAAVADRNGKIIGRGKAGPANILSDLENSLLNIVESAQEALRDAGLAAEAISSVAAVVGVAGANVTDYGERIEKALPFAEGRVVTDALIALQGALGDDDGIVGAFGTGSVYNARRNGRLKGIGGWGFVVGDQASGARLGRDLMERSLLAHDGVRPASAITEALMTEYGNDPERIAEFAHSARPTDFARYAPVVFEHAARGDAVAVGIVTDAATAIGESLDALLWPECPSICLLGGLAGAYEPWLSEHYRSRLASPKGDALQGAVELAVKLLNDRLRGAA; via the coding sequence ATGACGGAGCTTGCAATCGGCATAGACGGCGGCGGAACGAGCTGCCGCGCCGCGGTCGCAGACAGAAACGGAAAGATCATTGGACGCGGCAAAGCGGGCCCGGCCAATATCCTGTCCGACCTGGAAAACTCTCTTCTCAACATCGTCGAATCTGCCCAAGAGGCGCTGCGAGATGCCGGGCTTGCCGCTGAAGCAATCTCCTCTGTCGCTGCTGTCGTCGGCGTCGCCGGCGCCAATGTCACCGATTACGGCGAGCGAATCGAAAAGGCCCTGCCCTTTGCCGAAGGCCGGGTCGTCACCGATGCGCTGATCGCCCTGCAGGGTGCGCTCGGCGACGACGACGGCATCGTCGGCGCCTTCGGCACCGGCTCGGTCTATAATGCCCGCAGGAATGGCCGGCTGAAAGGCATTGGCGGCTGGGGCTTCGTCGTCGGCGACCAGGCAAGCGGCGCCCGCCTCGGCCGCGACCTCATGGAAAGATCACTGCTCGCCCATGACGGCGTGCGCCCGGCTTCTGCAATCACCGAAGCGCTGATGACAGAATACGGCAACGACCCTGAACGCATCGCCGAATTCGCGCATTCGGCAAGGCCCACGGATTTTGCTCGCTATGCGCCCGTTGTCTTCGAACATGCGGCCAGGGGCGATGCCGTCGCGGTCGGCATCGTCACCGATGCGGCAACGGCGATCGGCGAAAGCCTGGACGCATTGCTTTGGCCCGAATGCCCGTCGATCTGTCTGCTCGGCGGCCTGGCCGGAGCCTATGAGCCGTGGCTTTCCGAACACTACAGATCGCGGCTTGCCAGCCCCAAGGGCGATGCCCTGCAGGGTGCGGTAGAACTTGCCGTCAAGCTTTTGAACGATCGGCTGAGAGGTGCGGCGTGA
- a CDS encoding PIN domain-containing protein, with the protein MDRTHRDSFDRLLAATAMQNGIPIISADAIFDELAGNQLWIARVR; encoded by the coding sequence ATGGACCGGACGCACCGCGATTCGTTCGACCGGCTTCTTGCCGCGACCGCCATGCAGAATGGGATACCGATTATCTCCGCCGATGCGATCTTCGACGAACTCGCCGGAAACCAACTTTGGATCGCCCGCGTCCGGTAG
- a CDS encoding flavin reductase family protein: MVVSFDFKELSERQRYKLMIGTIIPRPIALVTTVDEHGRINAAPFSFFNCLSADPPILAIGVENHADMSFKDTGHNVRMTEVFTVNIVSFAIAEAMHVCGARYPRGVDELKEAGLTAMPGEKVASPYIAEAPAAFECRRHVTLELGRSRQIIMGEIVFAHYRDGVVDPERLHVDPAAIDAIARLGGDTCATIRDRFEMLTPKL; encoded by the coding sequence ATGGTCGTTTCCTTCGACTTCAAAGAGCTTTCCGAGCGCCAGCGTTACAAGTTGATGATCGGCACGATCATACCGAGGCCGATCGCGCTGGTGACGACGGTCGATGAACACGGCCGGATCAACGCTGCCCCCTTCAGCTTCTTCAACTGCCTGTCGGCCGATCCGCCGATTCTGGCGATCGGGGTCGAGAATCATGCCGACATGTCTTTCAAGGACACCGGCCACAATGTCCGCATGACCGAGGTTTTCACGGTCAACATCGTCTCCTTCGCGATCGCCGAAGCCATGCATGTCTGCGGCGCCCGCTACCCGCGCGGCGTCGATGAACTGAAAGAGGCCGGCTTGACGGCGATGCCGGGCGAGAAGGTGGCTTCGCCCTATATCGCCGAGGCACCGGCCGCCTTCGAATGCCGGCGGCATGTGACGCTGGAGCTCGGCCGCTCGCGGCAGATCATCATGGGCGAGATCGTCTTTGCGCATTACCGCGACGGCGTCGTCGATCCGGAACGGCTGCATGTCGATCCGGCCGCGATCGATGCCATCGCGCGGCTCGGCGGCGATACCTGCGCCACAATACGCGACCGTTTCGAGATGCTGACGCCGAAACTCTGA
- a CDS encoding ABC transporter permease has protein sequence MNHEKRGLEFYLLAIFFVVFVLFLYGPLSAILILSFQGPDGGLTFPMNGVSTHWFFNLFEKQAVGDFGASFRRSFSLGLMVMVVTVVVSLLAGLAFRRRFRGSTVLFYATVASLVVPSIIVSLGIGVVFQEGGLKPAWYSSAFGAHLTWTLPFGVLIMLAVFNRFSPAYEEAARDLGASSWQTFRHVVLPMIAPSLIGVGLFGFTLSYDEFARTLMTSGTYNTLPLEIYGMTTNVTTPVLYALGTVTTLFSFTIILIALGIMTMLSRRQAKIH, from the coding sequence ATGAACCACGAAAAACGCGGCCTCGAATTCTATCTGCTGGCGATCTTCTTCGTCGTCTTCGTGCTGTTCCTCTACGGCCCGCTCTCGGCGATCCTCATCCTGTCGTTCCAGGGGCCGGACGGCGGCCTGACCTTCCCGATGAACGGCGTTTCCACTCATTGGTTCTTCAATCTGTTCGAAAAGCAGGCGGTCGGCGATTTCGGCGCCTCCTTCCGGCGCTCCTTCTCGCTCGGGCTGATGGTCATGGTCGTGACGGTGGTCGTGTCGCTGCTTGCCGGCCTTGCCTTCCGCCGCCGTTTCCGCGGTTCGACCGTGCTGTTTTACGCTACGGTCGCAAGCCTCGTGGTGCCGTCGATCATCGTATCGCTCGGCATCGGCGTGGTCTTCCAGGAAGGTGGGCTGAAGCCCGCCTGGTATTCCTCCGCCTTCGGGGCGCATCTCACCTGGACGCTGCCTTTCGGCGTGCTGATCATGTTGGCGGTCTTCAACCGCTTCTCGCCGGCCTATGAGGAGGCGGCGCGCGACCTCGGTGCCAGCTCCTGGCAGACCTTCCGCCATGTCGTGCTGCCGATGATCGCGCCGAGCCTAATCGGCGTCGGCCTGTTCGGCTTCACGCTGTCCTATGACGAATTCGCCCGCACGCTGATGACGTCGGGCACTTACAATACGCTGCCGCTTGAGATCTACGGCATGACGACCAATGTCACGACGCCGGTGCTCTATGCGCTCGGCACGGTGACAACGCTGTTTTCCTTCACCATCATTCTCATTGCGCTCGGCATCATGACCATGCTCAGCCGGCGACAGGCAAAGATCCACTGA
- a CDS encoding AGE family epimerase/isomerase — MAPATGNAALGNWTSRAYHRAWLLAQANGLFDFFQHNSVNPKGGFYDLDDTGKPLDAEGQVRSIHIAARAVHCFAIGALLGRPGAADLVDHGMDYLWNHHRDRKNGGYFWSLDKNGPVDSNKQGYGHAFVLLAASSAKTIGHPLADGMLADITEILNTKFWEPRHGAIAEEFTADWQPLDGGTYRGQNSNMHLTEALMAAFEATGDKEYLTKAESIADLVIRRAAGSVDWRVAEHFDAEWKFDKQYYHPNEMFRPAGTTPGHWLEWARLILQLWVLGGKRIEWMPDAAKALFEQSMALGWDSDKGGFFYTLDWNDKPAKRNKLWWPACEGAAAAHFLNEHLPSDYHEECYRKIWSVIERAFIDHKNGGWHEELTEDLVPSHSLFPGKGDIYHALQACLIPLFPATGSLTKGIAEAGGRL, encoded by the coding sequence ATGGCACCCGCAACCGGCAACGCCGCGCTTGGAAACTGGACGAGCCGCGCCTATCATCGCGCCTGGCTGCTTGCCCAGGCAAACGGCCTCTTCGATTTCTTCCAGCACAACTCGGTCAACCCCAAGGGCGGCTTCTACGACCTCGACGACACCGGCAAGCCGCTCGACGCCGAGGGTCAGGTCCGCAGCATCCATATCGCCGCGCGCGCCGTGCACTGTTTTGCCATCGGCGCCCTGCTCGGCCGTCCGGGGGCTGCCGACCTCGTCGACCACGGCATGGACTATCTCTGGAACCATCACCGCGACCGCAAGAACGGCGGCTATTTCTGGTCGCTCGACAAGAATGGTCCGGTCGACAGCAACAAGCAGGGCTATGGCCACGCCTTCGTGCTGCTCGCCGCCTCGTCGGCCAAGACGATCGGCCATCCGCTCGCCGACGGCATGCTGGCCGACATCACCGAAATCCTCAACACGAAGTTCTGGGAACCGCGCCACGGCGCGATCGCCGAGGAATTCACTGCCGACTGGCAGCCGCTCGACGGCGGCACCTATCGCGGCCAGAACTCCAACATGCACTTGACGGAAGCGCTGATGGCCGCCTTCGAAGCGACCGGCGACAAGGAATACCTGACCAAGGCCGAAAGCATCGCCGATCTCGTCATCCGCCGCGCCGCCGGCTCGGTCGACTGGCGCGTCGCCGAACATTTCGACGCCGAATGGAAGTTCGACAAGCAATACTATCACCCGAACGAAATGTTCCGCCCGGCCGGCACGACGCCCGGCCACTGGCTGGAATGGGCCCGCCTCATCCTGCAGCTCTGGGTGCTCGGCGGCAAACGCATCGAATGGATGCCGGATGCGGCCAAGGCCCTGTTCGAGCAGTCGATGGCGCTCGGCTGGGACAGCGACAAGGGCGGATTCTTCTATACGCTCGACTGGAACGACAAGCCCGCCAAGCGCAACAAGCTCTGGTGGCCGGCCTGCGAGGGCGCTGCCGCCGCGCATTTCCTCAACGAGCATCTGCCGAGCGACTACCACGAGGAATGCTACCGCAAGATCTGGAGCGTCATCGAGCGCGCCTTCATCGACCACAAGAACGGCGGCTGGCACGAGGAACTGACCGAAGATCTCGTTCCCTCGCATTCGCTCTTCCCCGGCAAGGGCGATATCTATCACGCCCTGCAGGCCTGCCTCATTCCGCTCTTCCCTGCAACCGGCAGCCTGACAAAGGGCATCGCAGAGGCCGGCGGCAGGCTCTGA